A genomic region of Denticeps clupeoides chromosome 9, fDenClu1.1, whole genome shotgun sequence contains the following coding sequences:
- the kdm6a gene encoding lysine-specific demethylase 6A isoform X1 — translation MKSCGVSLAAAAACAPARSLGGAAGDEEKKMAAGKASEAEEDFPTLTAQERDALAGIDSSLFGFQTLHEDGARTKALLLKAVRCYDSLILKAEGKVEPELFCQLGHFNLLLEDYPKALSAYQRYYSLQSDYWKNAAFLYGLGMVYFHYNAFQWPVQPSSSEAHAGQRRAIKAFQEVLYIDPSFSRAKEIHLRLGLMFKVNTDYESSLKHFQLALIDSNPCTLSKAEIQFHIAHLYEIQKKYSAAKEAYEALLQTENLPAQVKAITLQQLGWMHHTVEQLGDRANKGSYAIQCLQKSLEADPNSGQSWYFLGRCYSSIGKVQDAFISYRQSIDKSEASADTWCSIGVLYQQQNQPMDALQAYICAVQLDHSHAAAWMDLGTLYESCDQLQDAIKCYINATRSKACSNINALASRIKCLQAQLCNLQQGSLLSKNKMLPSIEEAWSLPIPAELTSRQGTLSTAQQQACKPHQNSEARSPTHSHPTVSGQADDLNSPAKRKRTASPVKNSPDSWANSPVQQQAHNWYLTPQKMQLLEQLRANRGSLKLPEVQMLEQLEGQFALQQQHQQAKQICPMFTNGPTSESSSSNPSHPTLSRTTSTTQLPPPPCTPHPMTNGPFLASPTPCSTAGSLGNSVGNNHTPGPGSNGNVPYLQQNALPHNRTTPTSTAEEPWKQQHVNSTQGLHKGPGSHSAGHNGEQTFSSSGASHSSQIAASGVPNQVGHSAAVTGNSSTQDPDATHNHLPSSPSPPRPHSATSGGQPGPSPKTKESVPSGNGHVAGTPNSTATADGLPNHVQQRPPAMPGSPGELSPDNPQLSALLTGKANTSNSSTNGKTAKINNVHPAQHQNSLDSSPCSGASSSPKHCVNNLNGPQVNGKSPDDSLSPIEVEPPLVRHKPVNRPALVPWSSVSIYPSSNEVLKACRNLGKNGLLGNRILLEKCPPPRLPMAPYPPLPKDKLNPPTPSIYLENKRDAFFPPLHQFCTNPGNPVSVIRGLAGALKLDLGLFSTKTLVEANPDHLVEVRTQLAQPTDENWDPMGTRKMWRCESSRSHTTIAKYAQYQASSFQESLREENEKRGQKDHSDTESSSADNVVRRRRGLFKHIKFGTNIDLSDEKKWKLQLAELSKLPAFARVVSAGNLLSHVGHTILGMNTVQLYMKVPGSRTPGHQENNNFCSVNINIGPGDCEWFAVPEPYWGVMNDFCEKNNINFLMGSWWPNLEDLYDANVPVYRFIQRPGDLVWLNTGTVHWVQAIGWCNNIAWNVGPLTAYMYKLAVERYEWNKLQSVKSIVPMIHLSWNMARNIKVSDHKLFEMIKYCLFRTLRQCQLMKEALLAAGKELVWHGRTRDEPVHYCSICEVEVFDLLFVTSESNSRKTYVVHCQDCARKACANLDNFVVLEQYRMEDLMQVYDQFTLYLESQIFPEAG, via the exons AATGCTGCCTTTTTATATGGCCTCGGGATGGTTTACTTCCATTACAACGCGTTTCAGTG GCCAGTGCAGCCTTCCTCCTCAGAGGCCCATGCTGGACAGAGAAG GGCGATAAAGGCATTTCAGGAGGTGCTCTACATCGACCCCAGCTTCTCCAGAGCCAAGGAGATCCACCTGCGGCTCGGCCTCATGTTTAAAGTCAACACCGACTATGAGTCAAGTCTGAAG CATTTTCAGCTGGCTTTGATTGACTCGAACCCCTGCACTTTGTCCAAAGCTGAAA TCCAGTTCCACATCGCTCACTTGTATGAAATTCAG AAGAAGTACAGCGCCGCAAAAGAAGCATACGAggctctgctgcagacagagaACCTCCCAGCACAGGTGAAGGCGATTACCCTCCAGCAGCTGG GCTGGATGCATCACACGGTGGAGCAGCTCGGGGACAGAGCCAACAAGGGCAGCTATGCCATTCAGTGTCTGCAGAAGTCCCTGGAAGCAGACCCCAACTCCGGCCAGTCCTGGTACTTTCTTGGCAG GTGCTACTCCAGTATTGGGAAGGTTCAGGATGCATTCATCTCCTACCGTCAATCCATTGACAAATCTGAGGCCAGTGCGGACACGTGGTGCTCCATAGG AGTGTTGTACCAGCAGCAGAACCAGCCAATGGATGCCCTGCAGGCCTACATATGTGCAGTGCAGCTGGACCACAGCCATGCTGCCGCCTGGATGGACCTGGGAACCCTGTAcgagtcatgtgaccagctgcaGGACGCCATCAAGTGCTACATCAATGCCACTCGCAGCAAAGCTTGCAGCAACATCAACGCCCTGGCGTCTCGCATCAAATGCCTGCAG GCTCAGTTGTGTAACCTTCAGCAGGGTAGTCTCctgagtaaaaataaaatgcttccTAGTATTGAGGAGGCGTGGAGCCTGCCAATCCCTGCTGAGCTTACCTCCAGACAGGGCACCCTGAGCACTGCACAGCAG CAGGCCTGTAAACCCCATCAGAACAGTGAGGCCCGGAGCCCCACTCACTCTCACCCCACTGTCTCTGGCCAGGCAGATGATCTGAACAGCCCAGCCAAGAGAAAGAGGACAGCCAGCCCAGTCAAG AATTCTCCAGATTCCTGGGCAAACAGTCCAGTACAACAACAAGCCCACAACTGGTACTTAACTCCACAGAAGATGCAG CTCCTGGAACAGTTGCGGGCGAACCGGGGTAGCCTGAAGCTGCCAGAGGTGCAGATGTTGGAGCAACTGGAGGGCCAGTttgctctgcagcagcagcaccaacaG GCAAAACAGATTTGTCCTATGTTTACTAATGGACCTACATCAGAATCTTCATCCTCCAATCCTTCACACCCCACCCTCTCCCGGACCACGTCCACAACACAactacccccacccccctgtaCTCCACACCCAATGACCAATGGACCTTTCCTGGCGAGCCCCACCCCTTGCAGCACAGCTGGATCTCTGGGTAACTCTGTGGGCAATAATCACACACCGGGACCAGGCAGCAATGGAAACGTGCCTTACCTGCAGCAAAACGCTCTACCTCACAACCGCACAACCCCCACCAGCACTGCAGAGGAACCGTGGAAACAGCAGCATGTTAACTCCACTCAG GGGCTTCATAAGGGTCCAGGTTCTCATTCGGCTGGTCACAATGGCGAACAGACTTTCTCCTCCTCTGGAGCTTCCCATTCTTCTCAGATAGCAGCCAGTGGTGTTCCAAATCAGGTCGGACATTCTGCCGCAGTGACTGGCAATTCATCAACGCAGGACCCTGACGCCACCCACAATCACCTTCCCTCATCACCGTCCCCTCCCCGTCCCCACTCTGCTACCTCAGGAGGACAGCCAGGGCCCAGCCCAAAGACCAAAGAAAGCGTTCCTTCAGGAAACGGGCACGTGGCTGGGACGCCCAACTCCACGGCCACCGCTGATGGACTACCTAATCATGTCCAACAGCGGCCGCCGGCCATGCCCGGCTCACCAGGTGAACTTAGCCCAGACAATCCTCAGCTTTCTGCCTTGTTAACGGGAAAAGCCAATACTAGTAATAGCAGCACCAACGGCAAGACGGCCAAAATAAACAACGTGCACCCGGCGCAGCACCAGAACTCGCTGGACTCCTCGCCCTGCTCCGGCGCATCGTCATCGCCCAAACACTGTGTTAACAACCTAAATGGCCCCCAGGTCAATGGCAAGAGCCCCGACGACTCGCTCAGCCCCATTGAGGTTGAGCCGCCACTGGTCAGACACAAGCCGGTCAACCGGCCCGCCCTGGTCCCCTGGTCATCTGTGTCCATCTACCCCAGTTCAAATGAAGTACTCAAAGCCTGCAG AAACCTGGGCAAGAACGGCCTTTTAGGCAACCGCATCTTGCTGGAAAAGTGTCCTCCTCCTCGCCTCCCCATGGCCCCATACCCACCACTGCCAAAGGACAAGCTGAACCCTCCCACGCCCAGTATTTAT TTGGAGAACAAGAGGGATGCCTTCTTTCCGCCACTTCACCAGTTCTGCACCAACCCAGGCAACCCTGTATCAGTCATCAGGGGTTTGGCAGGAGCCCTCAAACTCG ACCTGGGTCTCTTCTCCACTAAGACTCTTGTGGAAGCCAACCCAGATCACCTGGTGGAGGTGCGCACACAGCTGGCCCAGCCAACGGATGAGAACTGGGACCCAATGGGCACCAGGAAAATGTGGCGCTGCGAGAGCAGCAGGTCCCACACCACCATTGCCAAGTATGCCCAGTACCAGGCCTCGTCCTTCCAGGAGTCACTCCGG GAGGAGAATGAGAAGAGAGGACAGAAGGACCATTCAGACACAGAGTCATCCTCAGCTGACAA TGTGGTGAGGCGAAGGAGGGGTCTGTTCAAGCACATCAAGTTTGGCACCAATATTGACTTGTCCGATGAGAAGAA GTGGAAGCTGCAGCTGGCTGAGCTGAGCAAGCTGCCGGCGTTCGCCAGGGTGGTGTCTGCAGGGAACCTGCTCAGTCACGTGGGCCACACCATCCTCGGCATGAACACCGTACAGCTGTACATGAAGGTTCCGGGCAGCAGAACTCCAG gTCACCAAGAAAACAACAATTTTTGTTCTGTGAACATCAACATTGGTCCGGGGGACTGTGAGTGGTTTGCTGTGCCTGAGCCTTATTGGGGAGTCATGAATGACTTCTGTGAAAA GAACAATATAAACTTCCTTATGGGTTCGTGGTGGCCTAACCTGGAGGACCTCTATGATGCCAATGTTCCTGTGTACCGATTCATCCAGCGGCCGGGTGACCTTGTGTGGCTCAACACCGGTACCGTGCACTGGGTTCAGGCTATTGGCTGGTGCAACAACATCGCCTGGAATGTAGGGCCACTAACTG CTTACATGTATAAGTTGGCTGTGGAGCGATACGAATGGAACAAACTCCAAAGTGTAAAATCCATTGTACCCATGATCCACCTGTCTTGGAACATGGCCAGGAACATCAAAGTGTCCGACCACAAGCTCTTTGAGATGATCAA GTACTGCTTGTTTCGGACACTGAGGCAGTGTCAGCTGATGAAGGAGGCTCTTCTAGCTGCTGGCAAAGAACTGGTTTGGCACGGGAGGACCAGGGACGAGCCAGTGCACTACTGCAGCATCTGCGAG GTGGAAGTATTTGATTTGCTGTTTGTCACCAGCGAGAGCAATTCCAGAAAGACATATGTGGTGCACTGCCAAGACTGCGCCCGCAAGGCCTGCGCAAATCTGGACAACTTTGTGGTGCTAGAGCAGTACAGGATGGAGGACCTGATGCAAGTCTACGACCAATTTACATTA TATTTAGAGAGCCAAATATTTCCTGAGGCGGGATAA
- the kdm6a gene encoding lysine-specific demethylase 6A isoform X5, producing the protein MKSCGVSLAAAAACAPARSLGGAAGDEEKKMAAGKASEAEEDFPTLTAQERDALAGIDSSLFGFQTLHEDGARTKALLLKAVRCYDSLILKAEGKVEPELFCQLGHFNLLLEDYPKALSAYQRYYSLQSDYWKNAAFLYGLGMVYFHYNAFQWAIKAFQEVLYIDPSFSRAKEIHLRLGLMFKVNTDYESSLKHFQLALIDSNPCTLSKAEIQFHIAHLYEIQKKYSAAKEAYEALLQTENLPAQVKAITLQQLGWMHHTVEQLGDRANKGSYAIQCLQKSLEADPNSGQSWYFLGRCYSSIGKVQDAFISYRQSIDKSEASADTWCSIGVLYQQQNQPMDALQAYICAVQLDHSHAAAWMDLGTLYESCDQLQDAIKCYINATRSKACSNINALASRIKCLQAQLCNLQQGSLLSKNKMLPSIEEAWSLPIPAELTSRQGTLSTAQQACKPHQNSEARSPTHSHPTVSGQADDLNSPAKRKRTASPVKNSPDSWANSPVQQQAHNWYLTPQKMQLLEQLRANRGSLKLPEVQMLEQLEGQFALQQQHQQAKQICPMFTNGPTSESSSSNPSHPTLSRTTSTTQLPPPPCTPHPMTNGPFLASPTPCSTAGSLGNSVGNNHTPGPGSNGNVPYLQQNALPHNRTTPTSTAEEPWKQQHVNSTQGLHKGPGSHSAGHNGEQTFSSSGASHSSQIAASGVPNQVGHSAAVTGNSSTQDPDATHNHLPSSPSPPRPHSATSGGQPGPSPKTKESVPSGNGHVAGTPNSTATADGLPNHVQQRPPAMPGSPGELSPDNPQLSALLTGKANTSNSSTNGKTAKINNVHPAQHQNSLDSSPCSGASSSPKHCVNNLNGPQVNGKSPDDSLSPIEVEPPLVRHKPVNRPALVPWSSVSIYPSSNEVLKACRNLGKNGLLGNRILLEKCPPPRLPMAPYPPLPKDKLNPPTPSIYLENKRDAFFPPLHQFCTNPGNPVSVIRGLAGALKLDLGLFSTKTLVEANPDHLVEVRTQLAQPTDENWDPMGTRKMWRCESSRSHTTIAKYAQYQASSFQESLREENEKRGQKDHSDTESSSADNVVRRRRGLFKHIKFGTNIDLSDEKKWKLQLAELSKLPAFARVVSAGNLLSHVGHTILGMNTVQLYMKVPGSRTPGHQENNNFCSVNINIGPGDCEWFAVPEPYWGVMNDFCEKNNINFLMGSWWPNLEDLYDANVPVYRFIQRPGDLVWLNTGTVHWVQAIGWCNNIAWNVGPLTAYMYKLAVERYEWNKLQSVKSIVPMIHLSWNMARNIKVSDHKLFEMIKYCLFRTLRQCQLMKEALLAAGKELVWHGRTRDEPVHYCSICEVEVFDLLFVTSESNSRKTYVVHCQDCARKACANLDNFVVLEQYRMEDLMQVYDQFTLYLESQIFPEAG; encoded by the exons AATGCTGCCTTTTTATATGGCCTCGGGATGGTTTACTTCCATTACAACGCGTTTCAGTG GGCGATAAAGGCATTTCAGGAGGTGCTCTACATCGACCCCAGCTTCTCCAGAGCCAAGGAGATCCACCTGCGGCTCGGCCTCATGTTTAAAGTCAACACCGACTATGAGTCAAGTCTGAAG CATTTTCAGCTGGCTTTGATTGACTCGAACCCCTGCACTTTGTCCAAAGCTGAAA TCCAGTTCCACATCGCTCACTTGTATGAAATTCAG AAGAAGTACAGCGCCGCAAAAGAAGCATACGAggctctgctgcagacagagaACCTCCCAGCACAGGTGAAGGCGATTACCCTCCAGCAGCTGG GCTGGATGCATCACACGGTGGAGCAGCTCGGGGACAGAGCCAACAAGGGCAGCTATGCCATTCAGTGTCTGCAGAAGTCCCTGGAAGCAGACCCCAACTCCGGCCAGTCCTGGTACTTTCTTGGCAG GTGCTACTCCAGTATTGGGAAGGTTCAGGATGCATTCATCTCCTACCGTCAATCCATTGACAAATCTGAGGCCAGTGCGGACACGTGGTGCTCCATAGG AGTGTTGTACCAGCAGCAGAACCAGCCAATGGATGCCCTGCAGGCCTACATATGTGCAGTGCAGCTGGACCACAGCCATGCTGCCGCCTGGATGGACCTGGGAACCCTGTAcgagtcatgtgaccagctgcaGGACGCCATCAAGTGCTACATCAATGCCACTCGCAGCAAAGCTTGCAGCAACATCAACGCCCTGGCGTCTCGCATCAAATGCCTGCAG GCTCAGTTGTGTAACCTTCAGCAGGGTAGTCTCctgagtaaaaataaaatgcttccTAGTATTGAGGAGGCGTGGAGCCTGCCAATCCCTGCTGAGCTTACCTCCAGACAGGGCACCCTGAGCACTGCACAGCAG GCCTGTAAACCCCATCAGAACAGTGAGGCCCGGAGCCCCACTCACTCTCACCCCACTGTCTCTGGCCAGGCAGATGATCTGAACAGCCCAGCCAAGAGAAAGAGGACAGCCAGCCCAGTCAAG AATTCTCCAGATTCCTGGGCAAACAGTCCAGTACAACAACAAGCCCACAACTGGTACTTAACTCCACAGAAGATGCAG CTCCTGGAACAGTTGCGGGCGAACCGGGGTAGCCTGAAGCTGCCAGAGGTGCAGATGTTGGAGCAACTGGAGGGCCAGTttgctctgcagcagcagcaccaacaG GCAAAACAGATTTGTCCTATGTTTACTAATGGACCTACATCAGAATCTTCATCCTCCAATCCTTCACACCCCACCCTCTCCCGGACCACGTCCACAACACAactacccccacccccctgtaCTCCACACCCAATGACCAATGGACCTTTCCTGGCGAGCCCCACCCCTTGCAGCACAGCTGGATCTCTGGGTAACTCTGTGGGCAATAATCACACACCGGGACCAGGCAGCAATGGAAACGTGCCTTACCTGCAGCAAAACGCTCTACCTCACAACCGCACAACCCCCACCAGCACTGCAGAGGAACCGTGGAAACAGCAGCATGTTAACTCCACTCAG GGGCTTCATAAGGGTCCAGGTTCTCATTCGGCTGGTCACAATGGCGAACAGACTTTCTCCTCCTCTGGAGCTTCCCATTCTTCTCAGATAGCAGCCAGTGGTGTTCCAAATCAGGTCGGACATTCTGCCGCAGTGACTGGCAATTCATCAACGCAGGACCCTGACGCCACCCACAATCACCTTCCCTCATCACCGTCCCCTCCCCGTCCCCACTCTGCTACCTCAGGAGGACAGCCAGGGCCCAGCCCAAAGACCAAAGAAAGCGTTCCTTCAGGAAACGGGCACGTGGCTGGGACGCCCAACTCCACGGCCACCGCTGATGGACTACCTAATCATGTCCAACAGCGGCCGCCGGCCATGCCCGGCTCACCAGGTGAACTTAGCCCAGACAATCCTCAGCTTTCTGCCTTGTTAACGGGAAAAGCCAATACTAGTAATAGCAGCACCAACGGCAAGACGGCCAAAATAAACAACGTGCACCCGGCGCAGCACCAGAACTCGCTGGACTCCTCGCCCTGCTCCGGCGCATCGTCATCGCCCAAACACTGTGTTAACAACCTAAATGGCCCCCAGGTCAATGGCAAGAGCCCCGACGACTCGCTCAGCCCCATTGAGGTTGAGCCGCCACTGGTCAGACACAAGCCGGTCAACCGGCCCGCCCTGGTCCCCTGGTCATCTGTGTCCATCTACCCCAGTTCAAATGAAGTACTCAAAGCCTGCAG AAACCTGGGCAAGAACGGCCTTTTAGGCAACCGCATCTTGCTGGAAAAGTGTCCTCCTCCTCGCCTCCCCATGGCCCCATACCCACCACTGCCAAAGGACAAGCTGAACCCTCCCACGCCCAGTATTTAT TTGGAGAACAAGAGGGATGCCTTCTTTCCGCCACTTCACCAGTTCTGCACCAACCCAGGCAACCCTGTATCAGTCATCAGGGGTTTGGCAGGAGCCCTCAAACTCG ACCTGGGTCTCTTCTCCACTAAGACTCTTGTGGAAGCCAACCCAGATCACCTGGTGGAGGTGCGCACACAGCTGGCCCAGCCAACGGATGAGAACTGGGACCCAATGGGCACCAGGAAAATGTGGCGCTGCGAGAGCAGCAGGTCCCACACCACCATTGCCAAGTATGCCCAGTACCAGGCCTCGTCCTTCCAGGAGTCACTCCGG GAGGAGAATGAGAAGAGAGGACAGAAGGACCATTCAGACACAGAGTCATCCTCAGCTGACAA TGTGGTGAGGCGAAGGAGGGGTCTGTTCAAGCACATCAAGTTTGGCACCAATATTGACTTGTCCGATGAGAAGAA GTGGAAGCTGCAGCTGGCTGAGCTGAGCAAGCTGCCGGCGTTCGCCAGGGTGGTGTCTGCAGGGAACCTGCTCAGTCACGTGGGCCACACCATCCTCGGCATGAACACCGTACAGCTGTACATGAAGGTTCCGGGCAGCAGAACTCCAG gTCACCAAGAAAACAACAATTTTTGTTCTGTGAACATCAACATTGGTCCGGGGGACTGTGAGTGGTTTGCTGTGCCTGAGCCTTATTGGGGAGTCATGAATGACTTCTGTGAAAA GAACAATATAAACTTCCTTATGGGTTCGTGGTGGCCTAACCTGGAGGACCTCTATGATGCCAATGTTCCTGTGTACCGATTCATCCAGCGGCCGGGTGACCTTGTGTGGCTCAACACCGGTACCGTGCACTGGGTTCAGGCTATTGGCTGGTGCAACAACATCGCCTGGAATGTAGGGCCACTAACTG CTTACATGTATAAGTTGGCTGTGGAGCGATACGAATGGAACAAACTCCAAAGTGTAAAATCCATTGTACCCATGATCCACCTGTCTTGGAACATGGCCAGGAACATCAAAGTGTCCGACCACAAGCTCTTTGAGATGATCAA GTACTGCTTGTTTCGGACACTGAGGCAGTGTCAGCTGATGAAGGAGGCTCTTCTAGCTGCTGGCAAAGAACTGGTTTGGCACGGGAGGACCAGGGACGAGCCAGTGCACTACTGCAGCATCTGCGAG GTGGAAGTATTTGATTTGCTGTTTGTCACCAGCGAGAGCAATTCCAGAAAGACATATGTGGTGCACTGCCAAGACTGCGCCCGCAAGGCCTGCGCAAATCTGGACAACTTTGTGGTGCTAGAGCAGTACAGGATGGAGGACCTGATGCAAGTCTACGACCAATTTACATTA TATTTAGAGAGCCAAATATTTCCTGAGGCGGGATAA